A window of the Ostrea edulis chromosome 1, xbOstEdul1.1, whole genome shotgun sequence genome harbors these coding sequences:
- the LOC130047923 gene encoding uncharacterized protein LOC130047923, with product MGMPGSETILEELTCRVLGDLVQEGVVAKLADDLYCGGSTPEDLLNNFTRTLQALQRNGLNLSAPREATILGWIWREGTLRASPHRIAALANCQPPSTVTGLRSFIGAFKVLGRVLKGCSQIISPLDDDTSGKDSKDKIQWTDDLHSHFKKAQKSLSSNQTITLPQATDQLWIVTDGALRSGGLGATLYINRNDKLCLSGFFSAKLRANQLTWLPCEVEALSISAAVKHFSPYIVQSSLNACVLTDSKPCVQAFEKMCRGEFSASPRVSTFLSTVSRFQVSLRHVSGAAILPTDFSSRNVPACDNPSCQICSFVNTIAQSVVQRVTTEDIAEGRAKMPFATRTSWLAIQQDCPDLRRTHAHLLQGTRPSKKLTNVRDVKRYLQHAVIPKDGLLVVKNNVPFHPSQECIIVPRSVLEGLLTSLHISLDHPSSNQLKKVVNRFFFALDMDKAINNTTDKWHQCTALKSTPKFQPEHTSSQPPDRVGYLFAVDVLKRERQLILVLREYITSYTRTLLIENERHETLREGLLILCSELLPLDGPFAVIRTDPAPGFTALINDKLLAKYRISIEVGRVKNINKNPVAERAIQELEAEILRHDPLCRTVTPLSLCLITSRLNTRIRSRGISAKEMWTHRDQFSHEQIPVDDYELISQQHDIKLDNHPHSQASKQPGKSSAPGCHSKVGDLQVQWLPASTNSLSC from the exons ATGGGTATGCCTGGCTCGGAGACCATTTTAGAGGAGCTAACCTGTAGAGTTTTGGGTGACTTGGTTCAGGAGGGTGTAGTCGCTAAGTTAGCCGATGATTTGTACTGTGGTGGATCTACTCCTGAAGACCTCCTTAATAACTTTACAAGGACACTTCAAGCTCTACAGAGAAATGGCCTTAACTTGTCTGCACCAAGGGAAGCCACAATCTTGGGATGGATATGGCGTGAAGGTACCCTTCGTGCAAGCCCTCATCGCATTGCTGCACTAGCCAACTGTCAACCCCCATCTACTGTCACCGGCTTGAGGTCATTCATCGGTGCTTTCAAAGTTCTAGGACGTGTCTTAAAAGGATGCTCACAGATTATATCTCCTTTAGATGATGACACTTCTGGCAAAGACTCCAAAGACAAAATTCAATGGACTGACGACCTCCATAGTCATTTTAAAAAAGCCCAGAAAAGTCTCTCATCCAATCAGACTATTACTCTCCCACAAGCTACGGACCAGTTGTGGATAGTTACTGATGGTGCTCTTCGAAGTGGAGGACTTGGGGCTACACTTTACATAAACCGCAACGACAAACTTTGCCTCTCTGGATTTTTCAGTGCTAAACTTCGTGCTAATCAACTTACATGGCTGCCCTGTGAAGTGGAAGCACTCTCAATTTCAGCAGCTGTAAAACATTTCAGCCCATACATCGTGCAGTCTTCCTTAAATGCATGTGTTCTCACTGACAGCAAACCATGTGTGCAGGCCTTCGAGAAAATGTGCCGTGGTGAATTTTCCGCTAGCCCACGTGTGTCAACATTCCTGTCAACGGTGAGCAGGTTTCAAGTATCTTTGCGCCATGTATCAGGTGCAGCTATATTACCTACAGATTTCAGTAGTCGAAATGTTCCTGCATGTGATAATCCCTCTTGCCAAATCTGTTCCTTTGTCAACACTATTGCCCAGTCTGTTGTTCAGCGAGTAACTACTGAGGACATAGCAGAGGGGAGAGCCAAAATGCCATTTGCTACCAGAACTTCATGGCTTGCCATCCAACAGGACTGTCCAGATCTCAGACGTACACATGCCCATCTCCTGCAAGGCACAAGACCGTCAAAAAAGCTCACAAATGTTCGGGATGTCAAGCGTTATTTACAGCATGCAGTCATTCCCAAGGATGGGTTATTGGTGGTGAAAAATAATGTCCCATTCCACCCATCACAGGAATGTATTATCGTTCCTCGCAGTGTCCTGGAGGGACTCCTTACTTCTCTACACATTTCATTGGACCATCCATCTTCCAATCAACTAAAAAAGGTGGTAAATCGTTTCTTCTTTGCACTTGACATGGACAAAGCTATTAACAACACCACAGACAAGTGGCATCAGTGTACTGCATTGAAGAGTACACCTAAATTTCAACCAGAACACACTTCAAGCCAACCACCTGACAGAGTCGGCTATCTGTTTGCAGTTGATGTCCTTAAACGTGAACGCCAACTTATACTGGTCCTGCGTGAGTACATAACTTCCTATACACGGACATTACTCATTGAAAATGAGCGTCATGAAACACTTCGAGAAGGACTACTCATCTTGTGTTCAGAGCTACTACCATTAGATGGCCCATTCGCTGTAATCCGGACAGACCCTGCTCCTGGATTTACCGCATTAATCAACGATAAACTCCTAGCCAAGTATCGCATATCCATTGAAGTGGGACGcgtaaaaaatatcaataaaaacccGGTAGCAGAAAGAGCAATACAGGAACTAGAAGCAGAAATCTTGCGCCATGATCCACTATGTCGCACAGTTACTCCATTATCTTTGTGTCTGATTACCTCTCGACTGAATACACGTATAAGAAGTAGAGGAATCTCGGCCAAAGAGATGTGGACCCATCGTGACCAGTTCTCACATGAACAGATTCCCGTTGATGATTATGAGCTTATTTCTCAACAACATGACATTAAGCTTGATAATCACCCACACAGTCAGGCCTCTAAACAACCTGGAAAGAGCAGTGCCCCTGGATGTCACAGCAAAGTTGGTGACTTG CAAGTTCAGTGGCTCCCAGCTTCGACGAACAGCTTATCGTGTTAA